The window CGAAGCGGGCTCGCGCCCGGGAGTTGATGCCGTCGGCGAAGACCACGAGCTCGGCCGTCTCGGAGCGGCCGTCGGCGAAGTGCACAGTCACCGAGCCCCCGTCGTCGTCGTCGAAGCCGGTCGCCGAGGCACCCAGGTGGTAGTGTTCGGTGCCGAAGTCACCGAGCAGCGCCTGGTAGAAGGTGCCCCAGGAGGTGTACTCCCAGCGGCGATCCTCCTCGGCGATGACGGTGTTCGCCCGGTCGAGGTACTGCACGCGGCTGGTCGAGGTCTTGAGGGCGGAGGTGTCCACCGTGCTCCGCTCCTCGAACCAGCGCAGCGTGTCGGGCTGCAGCACGATGCCGCTGCCCCGGCCGTGCAGGGGCGTCGCGGTGCGCTCGTAGACGTCGACCTCGAAGCCGATGTCGCGCAGCAGCAGGGCGGTCGTGAGTCCGCCGATGGAGCCGCCGATCACAAGGGCGCGCGATCCGCGGTACGGCTGGGGGCTGTCGCTGATCATGATCAGGCCTTCCGGGTGACGGCGATTGGAGCGGATGAGGTGGCGGAGCCCGAGAGCTCGTCGTCGGTCGGCAGCGGCTTCCCCCGGGTCTCCCGGGCGAACAGCACGCCGACCAGGCCGATGATGCCGACCGAGGCGATCACAGCCGTGGCGATGCCGAGGTCGCCGCCGAACCACGAGCCGGCGATGACACCGGCGACGAGCGGTCCGGCAGCCGTGAAGAAGCGGCCGACGCTGTTGCAGAAGGCGATCGCCGACGCTCGGACGCTGGTGGGGAACACCTCAGGGCTGTAGATGAAGGCCCCCGAGAGCGAGCCGAACAGCGCGAACCCGAGCACCGGCATCACGACGAGGTAGGTCGTGATGTCGCGCTGGAACGGGAACAGGAAGGCGATGGCGATCGCCCCCAGGCCGAAGGTCAGCAGGAAGGTGGGGCGCCGGCCGATCCTCTCGGCGATGAAGCCCCAGGCCGCGTAGCCGACGATGCCTCCGGCGTTGAAGAGCATCGAGGCGAGCGCCACCTGCGAGGCGATCAGCTCGGGCGACCAGGCCTCGGCGGCGCCCATCTGGCGGATGATCTGCGGGTACCAGGTGCTGACGCTCCAGAACGCGATCAGCGCTCCGGTCGCGATGGCGGTGCAGGTGAGGGTCGGGCGCAGCAGCGGCTTCCGGAACAGTCGGCGCAGGGCGAAGTCGTCTCGGGCCAGCGATCTGCCCGCCTGCTTGCGCTCCCGGCGCTCCCGGATGGCATCGGCCGACTCCGGGGGCTCCTTGACGAACCGCCGGATGAACCAGACCAGGATGGCGGGGATCACGGCGAGGGCCATCATGAAACGCCAGCCGAGACCTCCGGCCAGCGCGAAGACGATTGCGGCGATGAAGAAGCCCGCGGCGTAGCCGGACATCATCACGCCGCCCGCCCGGGCCCGGTACCGGTTCTTCCAGCTCTCGGCGATCAGCGCGGCGCCCACGGGGGCCTCGACCCCCGAGCCGAGCCCCGCGATGAAGCGCAGGATGCCCAGCTGCCACCAGGTGTCGGCGAAGGCCGCCGCCGCGGTGAACACCGCGTAGGTCAGGATGCCGATGGTCAGGATGCGCGTGCGCCCGAAGTAGTCGGCCAGCACGCCGAAGACGATCCCGCCGAGGGCCCAGCCCGCGAGGAAGAGGGCGATGGTCAGCCCGCCGTACAGGCCGATGGCCGCGGGGCTCACCTCGATCCCGCTGTGCGGCAGCAGCTCCGCCATCGCCGGGCCGAGCACGAGTGTGTAGAGGCTGCCGGCGAAGCCGTCGAGCCCCCAGCCGAGCATGGTGCCGGTGAGCACGAGCCACTGGGCCTTCGTGATCTCCTGGCGCCAGCCCGAGCGCAGTTCGTTCCGTGTGTTGCGAGTTCCAGTCACCATCGACGTACTCTCCTTCTGTGCGGGGCGGGGTGTGGTCAGTTCAGACGCTCGGTGCCCGCTCCGCCGTACCAGTCGACGGAGTCGGGGGCGATGCGGGTCACGACGGTCTTCAGCCAGGAGAACTCGTCGAATGACTCGATCCCGGCGTCCTTCCCGATTCCCGACTCCTTGATGCCGCCCCAGGGGAGCGACGGCTCGAGCCGGTGATGGTCGTTGATCCAGACCATCCCGGCCTCGATGCGGTCGGCCACGCGGTGGGCGCGGTCGAGTCGGTGGGTCCAGATGCCGGCGCCGAGGCCGTAGGGGTTGTCGTTCGCCATGGCCACGGCGTCGTCCTCGTCGTCGAACGGGATGACGACGGCGACCGGCCCGAAGATCTCCTCGCGGGCCACTCGCATCGCCATCGTCGCGTCGGCGATCACCGTCGGGGCGTAGAAGAAGCCGCCCGCCAGTTCGCCGTCGAGGGCGGGAACGCCGCCGCCGGTGCTGATCGTCGCGCCCTCCTCACGGCTCGAGTCGACGAGCTCGGCGACCTTGCCGCGCTGCCGGGCGCTGATCAGCGGGCCCATCTGCGTCTGCGGGTCGTCGGGGTCGCCCACCCGGATGGCGGCGGCGCGGGCGGTGAGGTGCTCCACGAAGGCGTCGTAGACGTCGCGCTGCACTAGGAACCGCGAACCGGCCACACAGGACTGGCCGGCCGCCACGAACGCCGAGAAGGCCGCGCCCTCGGCGGCCTCCCGTGGGTCGACATCGTCGAACACGATGACGGGGGTCTTGCCGCCGAGCTCGGCGGTCATCCGCGCGAAGCGCCGGGCCGTGGCGACCGCGGCCGACCGGCCCGTCTCGGTGCCGCCGGTCAGGGTGATCTTCGCGATGTCCGGATGCTCGGTGAGCCGCCGCCCGGCCTCCGCCGCTCCCGTGACCACCTGCACCACCCCCGCGGGCACCCCGGCCCGCTCGAGGATGGGCAGCAGCGCGAGGGTGGTCAGCGGGGTGAGCTCGGAGGGCTTCACGACGACCGTGTTGCCGTTGGCCAGCGCGGCCGACAGACTCCGCGCCAGGATCAGCATCGGGTGGTTGAAGGGGGTGATGATGCCGCAGACCCCGAGCGGCGCGCGGCGCTGGTAGGTCAGGTACGGCCCGTCGCTCGGCAGCACGGCCGTGCGCTGCGCCGCGAGCAGACCGGCGTTGTAGCGGAACCACTCGGGCACCCGGGAGAGCTGCGCGCGGGTCTCGGTGACCGGCCTGCCGTTGTTCTGCGCCTCGAGGCGGTAGAGCTCCTCGGTCGAGCGCTCGATCTCGTCCGCGATCCGCAGCAGGACGCGCGACCGCTCGCTCGGCCGCATGGTCGCCCACGGTCCGTTCTCGAGCGCGTCCCGGGCCACCGCGACGACGCGGTCGACATCGGCCGCTCCATGCTCCGGGACGGTCTGGATCACCTGACCGGTCGAGGGGTTGAGGATGTCGCGGGTGGCGCTCGCCGTCGCGGTCTCCGCGGCGCGGTTCTCGATGATCGTCATGGTTCTCTCCTCGTGGCTGAGTCGTGAGCTGAGGGAGCCGCGAGTCCTGACAGGCCTCGATGCCCCACCCAGTGCTGACCAGTGTGACGAGCCGTCGAGACCGTCACAATGTCGTCAGCGACACACTTGTGGGAATGGGATGTTCGTGATGACATGAGCCCATGCGGAGCGAACTCGTCACCTGGCTCGACCGGCTGCGCGAGCTGAGCTCGATCGTCGACGCCGGGCTGCCGCTCGGGGAGTCGCTCGGTCTCGTGGCCTCGACCGCGCGGGAGCTCCTCGGCTTCGACTTCTGCGGGGTGCTGACCCCCGACACCGGGGCGAGGGCCCTCGTGATCACCGGCTGGAGCGGCCTCTCGCGCCGCTACGTCGACAGCGTCAACAGCTCCAGCCCCGTGGTGCTCGGCGGCACCGCTCCCTCGAGCCGGGCCTACTTCAGCGGTGAACCGGTGTCGGTCTCCGACATCGCCACCGAGAGCGGCTTCGCACCGTGGGGCGGTGTGGCGGTTCAGCAGGGCTACCACTCGATGATCAGCGTGCCGCTCCGGGCGGCGGGCCGGGTGCTCGGCACGCTCAACGGCTACCACGCCGAGACCCACCACTACTCGGTCGGCGAGGTCGAGCGGCTGACCCTGCTGGCCGGCTATGCCGCCGCGGCCCTGCACTCCGCGTCGCTCGTC of the Herbiconiux flava genome contains:
- a CDS encoding MFS transporter, with the translated sequence MVTGTRNTRNELRSGWRQEITKAQWLVLTGTMLGWGLDGFAGSLYTLVLGPAMAELLPHSGIEVSPAAIGLYGGLTIALFLAGWALGGIVFGVLADYFGRTRILTIGILTYAVFTAAAAFADTWWQLGILRFIAGLGSGVEAPVGAALIAESWKNRYRARAGGVMMSGYAAGFFIAAIVFALAGGLGWRFMMALAVIPAILVWFIRRFVKEPPESADAIRERRERKQAGRSLARDDFALRRLFRKPLLRPTLTCTAIATGALIAFWSVSTWYPQIIRQMGAAEAWSPELIASQVALASMLFNAGGIVGYAAWGFIAERIGRRPTFLLTFGLGAIAIAFLFPFQRDITTYLVVMPVLGFALFGSLSGAFIYSPEVFPTSVRASAIAFCNSVGRFFTAAGPLVAGVIAGSWFGGDLGIATAVIASVGIIGLVGVLFARETRGKPLPTDDELSGSATSSAPIAVTRKA
- a CDS encoding aldehyde dehydrogenase; amino-acid sequence: MTIIENRAAETATASATRDILNPSTGQVIQTVPEHGAADVDRVVAVARDALENGPWATMRPSERSRVLLRIADEIERSTEELYRLEAQNNGRPVTETRAQLSRVPEWFRYNAGLLAAQRTAVLPSDGPYLTYQRRAPLGVCGIITPFNHPMLILARSLSAALANGNTVVVKPSELTPLTTLALLPILERAGVPAGVVQVVTGAAEAGRRLTEHPDIAKITLTGGTETGRSAAVATARRFARMTAELGGKTPVIVFDDVDPREAAEGAAFSAFVAAGQSCVAGSRFLVQRDVYDAFVEHLTARAAAIRVGDPDDPQTQMGPLISARQRGKVAELVDSSREEGATISTGGGVPALDGELAGGFFYAPTVIADATMAMRVAREEIFGPVAVVIPFDDEDDAVAMANDNPYGLGAGIWTHRLDRAHRVADRIEAGMVWINDHHRLEPSLPWGGIKESGIGKDAGIESFDEFSWLKTVVTRIAPDSVDWYGGAGTERLN